The following proteins come from a genomic window of Pseudomonas hygromyciniae:
- a CDS encoding minor capsid protein, with protein sequence MSSTNLVQADSQLLEQTTRHSVMLERLKAGEVKKFEKYLRQIDTLVREQLTRKELTTYSRSRLEQFLARVDGKLLEIYKAYGDLVQADLVDIALYESTFEANSLSNALSIDAVVPTNTVIRAAVLSYPLQVKGIDGGKLLKSFVSGWTRTETMRVTNTIRLGFGQGHTNAQITQAIRGTAAQNFTDGVLAVSNRNAAAVLQTAIQHVATTARMETLKANSDVVQGYRWVSTLDRKTSQQCKGLDGMRFDLGKGPLPPAHINCRSTTVPTTRLTEMFAKDATRASVGDNGGAQVDAELNYYEWLATQPATFQDHALGPVRGKLFRDGGLTPEKFAKLQLDKSFKPLTLAQLRAAEPDMFIRANL encoded by the coding sequence ATGTCATCGACAAACCTGGTGCAGGCGGACAGCCAGCTGCTGGAGCAGACGACCCGCCACTCGGTAATGCTGGAGCGGCTTAAGGCCGGCGAGGTCAAAAAGTTCGAGAAATACCTGCGCCAGATAGACACACTTGTGCGGGAGCAACTGACACGCAAGGAACTGACGACCTACAGCCGGAGCCGGCTCGAGCAGTTCCTGGCCCGGGTGGACGGTAAGCTGCTGGAGATCTACAAGGCCTATGGCGACCTGGTGCAGGCCGACTTAGTCGACATCGCTCTGTATGAGTCAACATTCGAGGCGAACAGCCTGAGCAATGCGCTCTCCATCGACGCGGTGGTACCGACAAATACGGTGATCCGTGCGGCGGTGCTCTCCTATCCGCTTCAGGTAAAGGGCATCGACGGCGGCAAGCTGCTGAAGAGCTTCGTCAGCGGCTGGACGCGTACCGAGACGATGCGTGTCACGAACACGATCCGGCTCGGCTTCGGCCAGGGCCATACCAATGCCCAGATCACCCAGGCGATTCGCGGCACCGCGGCGCAGAACTTCACGGACGGCGTCCTGGCGGTGAGCAACCGCAATGCTGCCGCCGTTTTGCAGACGGCAATCCAGCATGTGGCCACCACGGCGCGAATGGAGACGCTGAAGGCCAACAGCGATGTGGTGCAGGGCTATCGCTGGGTATCGACGCTCGACCGCAAGACCTCGCAGCAATGCAAAGGCCTGGATGGCATGCGCTTCGACCTGGGCAAAGGCCCGCTGCCTCCGGCGCACATCAACTGTCGGTCAACAACGGTGCCGACCACCAGGCTTACGGAGATGTTCGCCAAGGACGCCACTCGCGCCTCGGTGGGCGACAACGGCGGGGCCCAGGTCGATGCGGAGTTGAACTACTACGAATGGCTGGCTACACAGCCGGCGACTTTCCAGGATCATGCCCTCGGGCCAGTCCGAGGCAAGTTGTTCCGCGATGGAGGGCTAACGCCGGAGAAATTCGCCAAGTTGCAACTTGATAAATCGTTCAAGCCGTTGACCCTGGCGCAACTGAGGGCTGCCGAGCCAGACATGTTCATCCGCGCGAATCTATAG
- a CDS encoding DUF4055 domain-containing protein gives MVEAEKLDGAGNKYLYENYTNRAQYEHWVRDSLRSMMGLVSRLIPEIELPTGLKGLEDNATADGFGLKQLFFRMVRQAISHGRVPLVVNIDDRGEPYFSTYATRNAINWDTADQGGRQDLVLSVFREFRKKGGDRYSHDCDTVFREFFMLNEVCYTAVRNEGGELVEDERPLGTTGTDNRLVKGLAYLPVIYCGSTDNSPDVDEVPLLTMARAALKSYQLSADYFTSLHQTSHPQPWVSGMDESVELSVTGPSAAWDLGPSGSCGYLEFQGAGIEAVRKAMDDQKNAALEAGAKVMDVGGTESGEARKTRQNDQHATLHSIVITVAEAVEQGLRYAAEWKGYDPKQVKFKVKPEFVTPVVDAQVLAELLKGVMAGTLSADTYWQYLTTGKLPDRPYDEEADLISDERESAGINLDNDDVIDKPGAGGQPAAGADDPPLGNAGAA, from the coding sequence ATGGTTGAGGCTGAAAAGCTGGATGGCGCGGGTAACAAGTACCTCTACGAGAACTACACGAACAGAGCGCAGTACGAGCACTGGGTGCGCGACTCGCTGCGTTCGATGATGGGCCTGGTCTCCCGACTGATCCCGGAGATCGAGCTGCCCACAGGCCTTAAAGGGCTGGAGGACAACGCCACGGCCGACGGCTTCGGCCTGAAGCAGCTTTTCTTCCGCATGGTGCGCCAAGCGATCTCCCACGGCCGGGTGCCGCTAGTGGTGAACATCGATGACCGCGGCGAGCCGTACTTCTCGACGTACGCCACACGCAACGCCATCAACTGGGACACCGCTGATCAAGGCGGTCGGCAAGACCTGGTCCTTTCGGTATTCCGGGAATTCCGCAAAAAGGGCGGGGACCGATACAGCCATGACTGCGACACGGTGTTCCGTGAGTTCTTTATGCTCAACGAGGTCTGCTACACCGCCGTGAGGAATGAAGGCGGTGAGCTGGTCGAGGACGAACGCCCGCTGGGCACCACCGGTACCGACAACCGTCTCGTCAAAGGCCTGGCCTATTTGCCCGTCATCTACTGCGGCTCGACCGACAACTCGCCGGACGTCGACGAGGTGCCACTGCTAACCATGGCGCGGGCCGCGCTGAAGTCCTACCAGTTGAGCGCTGACTACTTCACTTCACTGCACCAGACCAGCCACCCGCAACCCTGGGTGTCTGGGATGGATGAATCGGTAGAGTTGAGCGTCACGGGTCCATCAGCGGCTTGGGATCTTGGGCCTAGCGGGTCCTGTGGCTACCTGGAGTTCCAGGGCGCCGGTATTGAAGCTGTCCGCAAGGCCATGGATGACCAGAAGAACGCCGCGCTTGAGGCCGGTGCCAAGGTCATGGACGTGGGTGGCACGGAGTCGGGTGAGGCGCGCAAAACACGCCAGAACGACCAGCATGCCACTCTACACAGCATCGTAATCACTGTGGCCGAGGCGGTGGAGCAGGGCCTGCGATACGCCGCCGAGTGGAAGGGCTATGACCCCAAACAGGTCAAGTTCAAGGTGAAACCTGAGTTCGTGACCCCGGTGGTCGACGCCCAGGTGCTCGCCGAACTGCTCAAGGGTGTGATGGCCGGCACGCTCAGCGCCGACACCTACTGGCAGTATCTCACCACCGGCAAGCTGCCGGACCGCCCATATGACGAAGAGGCCGACCTGATCAGCGATGAGCGCGAGTCGGCCGGCATCAACCTGGACAACGACGATGTCATCGACAAACCTGGTGCAGGCGGACAGCCAGCTGCTGGAGCAGACGACCCGCCACTCGGTAATGCTGGAGCGGCTTAA
- a CDS encoding terminase produces MKPEHMKLLRDRFWRLNNLYFITDKQGKKVRFRMTQEQIDYFQGMHTRNIILKARQLGFTTLVCIVQLDAALFEAAKCALIAHTLNDAKRLFREKVKYAYDNLPKELRAANPARNDAAGELVFSKGGSLYVSTSFRGGTLRYLHVSEFGKICAKFPHKAREIVTGAFEAVAAECFVTIESTAEGRAGYFFDYSQSAERQQLSGVPLGLLDWKFFFFSWWNNKAYSLYSTDVVLPQRLTDYFNDLHAKHGIVTNDGQRAWYAAKEKTLGDDMKREYPSIPVEAFQQSVEGAYYAKQFTKLYAAQRIGALPDNSHLPVHTIWDIGVGDSTAIWFVRIVGEEYHVIDFYENSGEGLRHYMKVLKDRKYTYGDHWGPHDIDNREFGSDGKTRRELAREGYEIDGQKYSLKFSVVPKLGIDEGIEQVREILPACAFDESKCELGISCLENYRKEWDDKRGCWKDKPLHDWSSHGADAFRYFAVSMGRRKRTGGTRRIGGLA; encoded by the coding sequence ATGAAACCCGAGCACATGAAACTGCTTCGGGACCGATTCTGGCGACTGAACAACCTTTACTTCATCACCGACAAGCAGGGGAAGAAGGTTCGCTTCCGCATGACGCAGGAGCAGATTGATTACTTCCAGGGGATGCATACCCGGAACATCATCCTGAAAGCCCGCCAGCTGGGCTTTACGACGCTGGTGTGCATCGTCCAGTTGGATGCAGCGTTGTTCGAGGCTGCCAAGTGCGCCCTGATCGCTCACACACTGAACGACGCGAAGCGCCTGTTTCGTGAAAAGGTCAAGTACGCCTACGACAACTTGCCGAAGGAGCTGCGCGCTGCCAACCCAGCGAGAAACGACGCTGCCGGTGAACTGGTTTTCAGTAAGGGCGGCTCGCTTTACGTCTCTACCTCGTTCCGGGGCGGGACGCTGCGCTACCTGCACGTATCTGAGTTCGGGAAGATCTGCGCCAAGTTCCCACACAAGGCACGTGAGATCGTCACTGGTGCTTTCGAGGCTGTCGCTGCTGAGTGTTTCGTCACCATCGAGTCGACGGCCGAGGGCCGGGCAGGGTATTTCTTCGATTACAGCCAGTCAGCAGAGCGACAACAGCTTTCTGGTGTGCCGCTGGGCCTGCTCGACTGGAAGTTCTTTTTCTTCAGTTGGTGGAACAACAAGGCCTACAGCCTGTATTCCACCGACGTAGTGCTGCCGCAGCGTCTGACCGACTATTTCAACGACCTGCACGCCAAGCACGGGATTGTCACCAATGACGGCCAGCGCGCTTGGTACGCGGCCAAGGAAAAGACGCTCGGCGACGACATGAAGCGGGAATACCCGTCTATCCCTGTCGAAGCCTTCCAGCAGTCGGTCGAGGGTGCCTACTACGCCAAGCAGTTCACCAAACTGTATGCAGCTCAGCGTATCGGCGCGCTGCCGGACAACAGCCACCTTCCTGTTCACACGATTTGGGATATCGGCGTTGGCGACTCGACGGCCATCTGGTTTGTTCGGATCGTTGGCGAGGAATATCACGTCATCGACTTCTACGAGAACAGCGGTGAAGGCCTTCGGCACTACATGAAGGTGCTCAAGGATCGCAAATACACGTACGGCGATCACTGGGGCCCCCACGACATCGATAACCGCGAATTCGGCAGCGATGGCAAGACCCGCCGTGAACTGGCCCGTGAGGGCTACGAGATCGACGGGCAAAAATACAGCCTCAAGTTTAGCGTTGTTCCGAAGCTCGGCATCGACGAAGGCATTGAGCAGGTGCGGGAGATCCTTCCGGCCTGCGCCTTCGATGAGTCCAAGTGCGAACTGGGCATTTCCTGCCTGGAGAACTACCGCAAGGAGTGGGACGACAAGCGCGGCTGCTGGAAAGACAAACCACTTCACGACTGGTCATCGCACGGCGCGGATGCCTTCCGCTACTTCGCCGTATCGATGGGCCGACGCAAACGCACAGGCGGAACACGCCGAATTGGAGGCTTGGCCTGA
- a CDS encoding zinc finger domain-containing protein — MQMLKEFRCGNCKRLLARTGGFTELQIKCSRCGTLNHVKAASLEQSPLSDMKAEFSANNHSIQR; from the coding sequence TTGCAGATGTTGAAAGAATTCAGATGCGGTAACTGCAAAAGACTTCTCGCCCGTACGGGTGGGTTTACAGAGCTCCAGATCAAATGTTCCCGATGCGGGACGTTGAATCATGTGAAGGCCGCGAGCCTCGAGCAATCGCCTTTGAGCGACATGAAAGCGGAATTCTCCGCGAACAATCATTCAATTCAAAGGTGA
- a CDS encoding recombination protein NinG yields the protein MKRTPLQRKTPLKSGGARRKRCPVCRVMFTPARAGQSVCGAIECAIAHGKSEKGQASAKKALADVGRREIKVRKEALKTRADHMKDAEKAVRDYRRTYELSIGSGCISCGESQESILSAQGWKTGGAFDAGHFLGKGARPELRLVPSNIWLQCKSCNAGSSKFARKGETVSQGFRTGLIARIGLEAVEAMEADHTPRKETVEQLKAITAEYRAKTKELKKGLAA from the coding sequence ATGAAGCGCACCCCATTACAGCGCAAAACCCCGCTTAAGTCCGGCGGCGCACGCCGCAAGCGCTGCCCAGTGTGCCGGGTGATGTTCACGCCGGCCCGCGCTGGGCAATCGGTTTGCGGGGCTATCGAGTGTGCCATCGCACACGGTAAGTCCGAGAAAGGGCAGGCGAGCGCCAAGAAGGCCCTGGCGGATGTCGGTCGCCGCGAGATCAAGGTGCGCAAAGAGGCGCTGAAGACCCGGGCGGACCACATGAAGGACGCAGAGAAGGCCGTGCGCGACTACCGGCGCACCTACGAGTTGAGCATTGGTAGCGGCTGCATCAGTTGCGGCGAGTCGCAGGAATCAATCCTCAGCGCCCAGGGTTGGAAGACCGGCGGTGCTTTCGATGCAGGCCACTTCCTCGGTAAGGGCGCCCGGCCAGAGTTAAGGCTGGTGCCCAGCAATATCTGGCTCCAGTGCAAGAGCTGTAACGCAGGGTCGTCCAAGTTCGCCCGCAAAGGCGAGACGGTTTCCCAGGGTTTCCGCACCGGCCTTATCGCCCGAATCGGCCTGGAGGCTGTCGAGGCGATGGAAGCCGACCACACGCCACGCAAAGAAACAGTAGAGCAATTGAAAGCCATCACCGCCGAATACCGGGCAAAGACCAAAGAACTTAAGAAGGGGCTCGCAGCATGA
- a CDS encoding DUF1367 family protein: MAELALIRTVQGLVPATEADRELTQKWKLGQVVHGKFTKMRNAKFHGKFFSMLDLAWEYWEPVGGLVPRQEMRGIRGLAKFFEAQSGKPGQLSHAVDAYIVGLELARAERFPAVDKSREAFREWVTIEAGHFHLVRTPDGVRKEAKSISWASMDDTAFEPLYRDVFNACWRLVLSAHFESEEAALNAADQIGSFA; encoded by the coding sequence ATGGCTGAGCTCGCCCTTATCCGTACCGTCCAAGGCCTTGTGCCGGCGACCGAGGCCGACCGCGAATTAACCCAAAAATGGAAGCTGGGCCAGGTGGTCCACGGCAAGTTCACAAAAATGCGCAACGCAAAGTTCCACGGCAAATTCTTCTCGATGCTGGATCTGGCGTGGGAGTACTGGGAGCCGGTAGGCGGCTTGGTTCCTCGCCAAGAGATGCGTGGTATCCGTGGTCTGGCCAAGTTCTTCGAGGCGCAGAGCGGAAAGCCTGGGCAGTTGTCGCATGCAGTTGATGCGTACATCGTCGGTCTGGAGTTGGCCAGGGCCGAGCGCTTTCCGGCGGTGGACAAGTCCCGCGAGGCATTCCGTGAATGGGTGACGATCGAGGCCGGTCACTTCCACCTGGTGCGAACTCCCGACGGCGTGCGCAAGGAGGCCAAGTCAATTAGCTGGGCCTCCATGGATGACACGGCCTTCGAGCCGTTATATCGCGACGTATTCAACGCCTGCTGGCGCCTGGTCCTGTCCGCCCACTTTGAATCGGAAGAGGCGGCATTGAACGCTGCTGACCAAATCGGGAGCTTCGCATGA
- a CDS encoding ATP-binding protein — protein sequence MARSVSDLGPHLDRKFGVIGRQPARCDTHGEYSAVMLRAGGVSGCPICASDKRDMEELELKRFQFRMVQHDAAKIPKRFADKSFADFVVSLPAQQVALDACMEYADNFSKHKREGRCMLLLGKVGTGKTHLATSVASVLINEHMVKAIYRTVGSVIGDIKATFSDKSGETEAHIMRELIGADLLVLDEVGATKQSEFELATLFSIINGRYEQGRPMIIVSNLSPGELNDALGVRCVDRIRENGCIGVAFEWESHRGKEGF from the coding sequence ATGGCACGTTCCGTCTCTGACCTTGGCCCGCACCTGGATCGCAAGTTCGGCGTCATTGGCCGTCAGCCGGCGCGATGTGACACTCACGGCGAATACTCGGCGGTGATGCTCAGGGCTGGCGGTGTTTCTGGTTGCCCGATCTGTGCCAGCGACAAGCGCGACATGGAAGAGCTTGAGCTCAAGCGTTTTCAGTTCCGGATGGTGCAACACGACGCAGCAAAAATCCCAAAGCGTTTCGCTGATAAGTCGTTCGCCGACTTCGTGGTGTCATTGCCTGCCCAGCAGGTAGCTCTGGACGCCTGCATGGAGTACGCCGACAACTTCTCGAAACACAAGCGGGAAGGGCGGTGCATGCTGCTCCTTGGCAAGGTCGGCACCGGAAAGACGCACCTAGCCACATCCGTAGCGAGCGTTCTGATCAACGAGCACATGGTCAAGGCGATCTACCGCACTGTCGGCTCGGTCATCGGCGATATCAAGGCGACCTTCAGCGACAAGTCTGGCGAAACCGAGGCCCACATCATGCGTGAGCTGATCGGCGCTGACTTGCTGGTATTGGACGAAGTGGGGGCTACCAAGCAAAGCGAGTTCGAGCTGGCCACGCTTTTCAGCATCATCAACGGCCGGTATGAGCAGGGGCGCCCGATGATTATCGTCAGCAACCTTTCGCCCGGTGAACTGAATGATGCCCTGGGCGTGCGCTGTGTCGACCGTATCCGCGAAAACGGCTGCATAGGCGTGGCGTTCGAGTGGGAATCTCATCGCGGCAAGGAGGGCTTCTGA
- a CDS encoding DnaT-like ssDNA-binding domain-containing protein — protein sequence MARARNIKPGLFSNELLVELPAFDRLAFIGLWCLADREGRLEDRVKRIKIELFPCDDYDVEEGLARLAAAGFISRYQVAGFSVIEIINFQKHQSPHGSEKDSTLPDVNGYLTVYERKKNVVVAGSQRKVLVGEQVFNVKEPLEPVNPPFDNALIPDCGILIPDTGFSDSPNQDQHHSLTAGEEIPGSSFEGFDDLEDLPPEDAKQPVDPKAPVEMTLDWMPDANLLKTYCAHFGVSTDLFTKDAVAPFTAHHETTGLLQTQSKWVSLLVKWVKDDKNRASNIRPFPKPQAIARHTLTGSRDYKAGTKENANGTFRL from the coding sequence ATGGCCCGCGCACGCAACATTAAACCGGGCCTGTTCAGCAATGAGCTGCTTGTCGAGCTTCCAGCATTTGACCGGCTGGCTTTCATTGGCCTGTGGTGCCTGGCGGATCGGGAAGGGCGCCTCGAGGATCGCGTGAAGCGAATCAAGATCGAGTTGTTCCCGTGCGATGACTACGACGTGGAGGAAGGCCTGGCACGCCTTGCCGCCGCCGGGTTCATTTCCCGCTACCAGGTGGCAGGATTCTCGGTTATTGAAATCATCAACTTCCAGAAACACCAGAGCCCGCATGGTTCGGAAAAGGACAGCACTCTCCCGGACGTTAACGGTTATCTCACTGTTTACGAACGTAAAAAGAACGTTGTAGTCGCAGGCTCTCAACGTAAGGTTCTCGTTGGTGAACAGGTTTTTAACGTTAAAGAACCGTTAGAGCCTGTTAACCCACCGTTCGATAACGCCCTGATACCTGATTGTGGAATCCTGATTCCTGATACCGGATTCTCTGATTCTCCGAATCAAGATCAACACCACTCTCTCACCGCGGGCGAAGAAATTCCGGGCTCAAGCTTCGAAGGCTTCGATGATCTAGAAGACCTTCCACCGGAAGACGCTAAGCAGCCTGTAGACCCAAAGGCTCCTGTCGAGATGACCCTGGATTGGATGCCTGACGCCAATCTGCTGAAGACCTACTGCGCTCACTTCGGCGTCTCGACTGACCTGTTCACCAAGGACGCCGTGGCCCCGTTCACCGCGCACCATGAGACAACTGGCCTCCTGCAAACCCAATCCAAATGGGTGTCACTGCTGGTCAAATGGGTGAAGGACGACAAGAACAGAGCGAGCAATATCCGCCCATTCCCGAAACCCCAAGCCATTGCAAGGCATACCCTGACCGGTAGCCGCGATTACAAAGCAGGCACCAAGGAGAACGCCAATGGCACGTTCCGTCTCTGA